One window of Pieris napi chromosome 1, ilPieNapi1.2, whole genome shotgun sequence genomic DNA carries:
- the LOC125063641 gene encoding serine/threonine-protein kinase par-1-like — protein sequence MALAKKGQVYSVGNYLMTGKVFGKGHFAKVEEATHRIIGKKVAIKVIDLTCIKEDYARRNLHREPRVMAKLRHPCIAALYETMMHGPRLYVVMEAAAGGDLCSYVLAARGSARGLPESRAKALAAQLVSAVRHMHSRGVVHRDLKMENIMLDSTKQFIKIVDFGLSNVWSAGGALRTPCGSLEYAAPELFVDGRKYGPEVDLWSIGVIVYGMVTGGLPFACLEGSKQTTEGHSRPQLRAAIARGFTRKQRNALACVSTECKMFIQQLLEPKVELRMKIEEAARHRWVKRPGMRMKTHPLPPPDSKVNREIYRQIAELSAQNFLDIVAQIKAEPFGSTAGLYNIKTHLHQMQAASGLDLLWSSNTTEPRPASPPEYRAKYELKEPSFSTLSLHSQVVSNLQKYRPVPKPTPKPGNSTAEAVEKISDEIKSKSKQLSYYAMRRPVFKVYENGDGLDSRLPSIKEYSNPDVNEKKAKLKPPVRKTQLEEPLRLSSCPNKASDVNRSDFCRRGGDGLPSWRASGASRTQAPRILLQSNATTIKRASLGNIVSPDSSSNNSHCKSERAMPVGWYSRPIAKETQRLRRTAPIK from the exons ATGGCACTGGCAAAGAAAGGGCAAGTGTACAGCGTCGGCAATTATTTGATGACGGGAAAAGTTTTCGGGAAAGGCCACTTTGCAAAAGTAGAAGAAGCGACGCATAGGATTATCGGCAAAAAG GTGGCGATTAAAGTGATAGACTTGACCTGCATCAAAGAGGACTATGCAAGACGCAACTTACACCGCGAGCCCCGAGTGATGGCAAAGTTGCGGCATCCCTGCATAGCTGCCCTTTACGAGACTATGATG caCGGGCCACGACTTTACGTGGTGATGGAGGCGGCGGCAGGCGGTGATCTTTGTTCCTATGTCCTGGCTGCCCGAGGTTCAGCGCGTGGCCTACCTGAATCTCGGGCAAAAGCGTTAGCCGCTCAGTTGGTTTCAGCTGTACGTCACATGCATTCTAGAGGGGTCGTGCATCG AGATCTGAAGATGGAGAACATAATGTTAGATAGTACTAAGCAGTTCATAAAAATTGTTG ATTTCGGGCTTTCTAATGTATGGAGTGCGGGTGGGGCGCTACGTACGCCATGCGGATCACTAGAATACGCAGCGCCCGAGTTGTTTGTGGATGGCCGGAAATATGGACCCGAAGTTGATTTGTGGAGCAT CGGTGTGATAGTTTATGGAATGGTGACTGGAGGTCTGCCATTCGCGTGTTTAGAAGGAAGCAAACAGACAACAGAAGGCCATTCTCGACCACAACTAAGGGCTGCTATAGCAAGAGGGTTTACCAGGAAACAGAGGAATGCGCTTGCGTGTGTGTCTACAG AATGCAAGATGTTCATACAACAACTACTTGAGCCCAAAGTAGAGCTTCGCATGAAGATTGAAGAGGCCGCGCGCCACAGATGGGTAAAGCGGCCTGGCATGCGAATGAAGACACACCCGTTACCGCCGCCCGATTCCAAAGTTAATAGAGAG ATATACAGACAAATCGCCGAACTTAGCGCGCAGAACTTTCTGGACATCGTCGCTCAGATTAAGGCCGAACCATTTGGTTCAACCGCTGGGTTGTACAATATAAAGACGCATTTACATCAAATGCAGGCCGCCTCCGGGCTTGATCTCCTCTGGTCTTCAAACACAACGGAACCACGTCCTGCATCACCGCCAGAATATCGCGCCAAATACGAGCTTAAGGAGCCAAGTTTTTCTACACTGTCTCTGCACTCCCAGGTGgtgtcaaatttgcagaaaTACCGTCCAGTTCCAAAACCAACCCCGAAGCCGGGAAATTCAACAGCCGAAGCCGTAGAGAAGATCAGCGACGAGATTAAAAGCAAATCGAAGCAGTTGAGCTATTATGCAATGCGGAGACCAGTCTTCAAGGTGTACGAAAACGGTGATGGCCTGGACAGTCGTCTACCCAGCATTAAGGAGTATTCGAATCCAGATGTGAATGAAAAGAAAGCAAAGCTTAAACCTCCCGTGAGAAAGACCCAGCTAGAGGAACCATTAAGACTCAGCAGTTGTCCGAACAAAGCTAGCGATGTGAACAGGAGCGATTTCTGCAGACGTGGTGGAGATGGGTTGCCAAg CTGGCGTGCAAGTGGTGCATCAAGAACGCAAGCACCTCGAATATTACTACAAAGTAATGCGACTACAATCAAAAGAGCGTCATTGGG aaacatTGTGAGCCCGGACTCATCATCCAACAATAGTCACTGCAAGAGCGAAAGAGCTATGCCt gtCGGCTGGTACTCGCGGCCCATAGCGAAGGAAACACAACGACTACGCCGCACCGCgcctattaaataa
- the LOC125052178 gene encoding uncharacterized protein LOC125052178: MNLEPLKFDTMEVNTSLGKKFFEDHPNLVEQLTKTDLENYTYLRGAIEDLPDKFKKLVKLIEKNTDLFCQLEYLTRKFPVKTTKNNDLKLLVNYLNYHSICNEPVTVRNIIKIPTITISDTTPLVNLGLIADVFLAEFKEAILISTTRNVAVCTLFKELCEEAGLSVLLKIRSQDSASVSHFEKDWGSCVGIITRRSDIESAVDVFLNAPIMNIWAVQMIYVEESAIERFKQLIGSKAIQKTEKLSQFSTDTYHYNNKVFLFEFIKDTVAQSTPSQMYIPILTYRTVKDLLSLIKTSLCVSLWSSDVAESNEIANSLKSSIVWINDFGNFNGSPRIAQSYFSRLNLTNNKIQTKLTPTIQHLMKLRSEWVKKDIYVRRELVLGYKGIKGKRTINFDMDIVDIGNDFMCVGKVMPVEIVYLEDISLDDVVRAITRGSGVLYYSKGDDYTDEYYSYLTKINAPIVFLENELSDSYEGEVSVYKIPSGWTKAIWTSFGTIFAN; this comes from the exons ATGAATTTAGAACCACTAAAGTTTGATACAATGGAAGTTAATACATCATTAGGTAAA AAGTTTTTTGAAGATCATCCTAATTTAGTGGAACAACTCACCAAAACAGACTTAGagaattatacatatttaagagGAGCTATAGAAGATTTAcctgataaatttaaaaaattggttaaactaattgaaaaaaatacagatCTGTTTTGCCAATTAGAATATTTAACAAGAAAATTTCCAGTGAAAACAACCAAGAATAATGATTTAAAGCTGTTggtgaattatttaaattaccatAGTATTTGTAATGAGCCAGTTACtgttagaaatataataaaga TTCCAACTATAACAATTTCTGACACAACGCCATTAGTAAATTTGGGATTGATAGCAGATGTTTTTCTTGCGGAATTTAAAGAGGCAATACTCATATCAACAACAAGAAATGTTGCTGTTTGTACACTTTTTAAGGAACTTTGTGAAGAAGCtgg ATTATCTGTACTGCTAAAAATAAGGAGCCAGGATTCTGCTAGCGTATCCCATTTTGAAAAAG ATTGGGGAAGTTGTGTGGGAATCATTACCAGGCGATCAGACATAGAGTCGGCTGTAGATGTGTTCTTGAATGCTCCAATAATG AATATCTGGGCTGTACAAATGATATATGTTGAAGAGAGTGCAATCGAACGCTTCAAACAGTTGATTGGTTCGAAAGCTATCCAAAAAACCGAAAAATTATCTCAGTTTTCTACTGATACATACCACTACAACAATAAAGTAttcttatttgaatttatcaAAGACACAGTCGCCCAAAGCACACCTTCACAAATGTATATTCCCATACTGACATACAGAACTGTCAAAGATTTATTAAGTTTGATAAAGACCTCGCTCTGTGTTTCTCTATGGTCCAGCGACGTTGCTGAAAGCAACGAAATCGCCAATTCTCTTAAAAGCAGCATTGTATGGATAAATGATTTTGGTAATTTCAACGGTTCTCCACGCATTGCACAGTCCTACTTCTCCCGCTTAAAccttactaataataaaatccaaaCGAAACTTACACCTACAATTCAACATCTTATGAAGCTACGCAGTGAATGGGtgaaaaaagatatttatgtTAGGAGAGAACTCGTCCTTGGTTATAAGGGAATTAAAGGGAAACGTACAATTAATTTCGACATGGACATTGTTGACATTGGCAACGACTTTATGTGTGTCGGTAAAGTTATGCCCGTCGAAATAGTGTATCTCGAAGATATTTCATTGGATGACGTTGTGAGGGCTATTACTAGAGGTAGTGGTGTATTGTATTACTCGAAGGGAGATGATTATACAGATGAGTATTACTCTTATTTGACCAAAATCAATGCTcctattgtttttttggaaaacGAATTGTCAGATTCATATGAAGGCGAAGTATCCGTTTATAAAATACCTTCGGGCTGGACTAAAGCAATTTGGACAAGTTTTGGCACAATTTTTGCAAATTAG
- the LOC125055185 gene encoding lipase 3-like encodes MKTCLLLLCLVAVSTANLLRQQFFPQLDMVFQPLENIDYQNFFARPESQERLNYDDYPLPSSKEKSAPYFTKTIQRESPKYGDVITWKGIQIAAGPKSSFNDKKHIVRIFDDAYKTLQHITDDKKKPYHEAYERFEQNNSEDANMNATQLLMKHQYSVEEHVVRTDDGYILTVFRVLPREHKNVKAPVVFLMHGLLGSADDWLLMDKSLAYMLADAGYEVWLGNARGSKYSRKHVSKHPAQADFWKFSIDEIAHHDLPAMIDYALQTSKQQKLFYVGHSQGTTAFFALASTRPEYRNKIAMMYALAPMVYMTNTRSPLLRMMSPNSPFYDYLQHQFGNGELKLSKELVHTIGGNMCQNQIGCKHICGNVNFVVTGMNPTNMDADLVPVIMSHVPAGASTRQIKQFGQAVAANELRKYDFGAEINTKVYGNSQPPRYNMTDVKVPVALYYSDEDWMAHPWDVERLHQELPDVRDFYRIPDEHFNHMDFQFSRRAPAVVNQRLVDSIRNYH; translated from the coding sequence ATGAAGACGTGTCTGCTTTTACTCTGCCTCGTGGCCGTCTCGACCGCTAACCTTCTGCGGCAGCAGTTCTTCCCTCAGTTGGACATGGTCTTCCAACCCTTGGAAAACATTGACTACCAGAACTTCTTCGCAAGACCCGAGAGTCAAGAACGCCTCAACTATGACGACTACCCACTCCCCAGTTCTAAAGAGAAAAGCGCACCATACTTCACTAAAACTATCCAACGTGAATCGCCTAAATATGGGGATGTCATCACCTGGAAGGGCATCCAAATCGCCGCTGGACCGAAATCATCATTTAACGACAAGAAACACATCGTAAGAATCTTTGACGACGCCTACAAGACATTGCAACACATCACCGATGATAAAAAGAAACCTTACCATGAAGCCTACGAAAGGTTCGAACAAAATAACTCTGAAGATGCCAACATGAACGCCACTCAACTTCTCATGAAACATCAATACTCTGTTGAAGAGCATGTCGTCAGAACTGACGACGGATACATTCTCACCGTGTTCCGTGTCCTACCTAGAGAACATAAGAACGTGAAAGCACCTGTAGTATTCCTGATGCATGGGCTCTTAGGGAGCGCTGATGACTGGTTATTAATGGACAAGTCACTCGCTTACATGTTAGCTGATGCCGGCTATGAAGTGTGGCTGGGAAATGCCAGAGGAAGTAAATACTCGCGCAAACACGTAAGCAAGCATCCTGCCCAAGCTGATTTCTGGAAGTTCAGCATTGACGAAATTGCTCACCACGATTTGCCAGCAATGATTGACTATGCGTTACAAACATCAAAACAGCAGAAGCTGTTCTATGTAGGCCACTCACAAGGAACCACAGCGTTCTTCGCACTTGCTTCTACTCGCCCTGAGTACCGCAACAAAATTGCAATGATGTACGCACTCGCACCCATGGTCTACATGACAAACACGCGAAGCCCATTGCTTCGTATGATGTCTCCAAATAGTCCATTCTACGATTATTTACAGCATCAATTTGGAAATGGTGAACTGAAGTTAAGCAAAGAGTTGGTTCACACCATAGGAGGTAATATGTGCCAAAACCAAATTGGCTGCAAACACATCTGTGGCAACGTCAACTTCGTCGTGACTGGCATGAACCCTACAAATATGGACGCTGATTTAGTTCCTGTAATTATGAGTCACGTACCAGCAGGAGCATCGACGAGGCAAATCAAACAGTTTGGCCAAGCTGTGGCAGCCAATGAACTTAGAAAATACGACTTCGGTGCGGAAATTAACACAAAAGTATATGGCAACAGTCAACCACCAAGGTACAATATGACAGATGTTAAAGTTCCAGTAGCTCTTTACTACAGTGATGAAGACTGGATGGCGCACCCTTGGGATGTAGAAAGGTTGCATCAGGAGCTTCCCGATGTGAGAGACTTCTACAGAATTCCCGATGAACACTTCAATCATATGGACTTCCAATTCTCACGCCGAGCCCCCGCAGTCGTCAATCAGAGATTAGTAGACTCCATAAGAAATTACCACTga
- the LOC125055177 gene encoding E3 SUMO-protein ligase ZBED1-like isoform X1 has product MSSVVWNFFKKIDRRNVSCNVCGKIYKTSGNTTNLSTHLKNKHHHAFLQLKNKNSRSSEVNITPITRTSSPVSSTNSTITNTNKPAEIENNFMELSEIAIYDVTGTESSKDGQSKDLWKQTTLIDMFERSSSYEAGGHKTSQINQALIYMICKDNMPLSCVEKSGLKRFMSVICPRYKIPSRTTITGLMEQRYATTKAILKQKLSEINNIALTSDILTLTNSTRSFIVVTAHFLNTANNCTPEHEMVTLTARRMYQAHTADYIKECFENITDEFTIEKDCILSITTDGGANMVAAVKKFLEDGKRIPCMAHLLNLIVDGATRDNAPVLEIANRVKAIVTYFKQSVNAMDDLRAEQEGQKKEGEVLTLIQSVSTRWNSCLDMLERFNTLSAIVAKILATRRNAPDMITSSELSVIRDLIILLTPFKQATEEISGDQYVTSSLAIPIANLLQKGLEEVKPFTEFGVAVQKSLLNLVIEKLEPLERHLHLAIATILDPRFKRIHFNSALAVSTAITALSKEIRLEHRRRGQLSPELRPTTTTIIPNSENSSPSLWSGHEKIMIDIAAATSSLLSTSDGMPSELKQYLDQPILPRKENPTKFWFDCRHFTPVLSDIALKYLISPASSVSSERVASAVNLAVPNNRSRLTAEHVNQRVFLMSVSDKYWFD; this is encoded by the exons ATGTCTAGTGTTGTATGGaactttttcaaaaaaatagaCAGACGAAACGTTTCATGTAATGTGTGtgggaaaatatataaaaccagTGGCAATACGACGAATTTATCTACACATCTTAAAAATAAGCATCACCATGCGTTTTTgcaacttaaaaataaaaactcaagGTCAAGTGAAGTGAATATTACACCAATAACAAGAACTAGTTCACCTGTTTCGTCTACTAATTCAACTATTACCAATACTAATAAACCTGCTGAGATAGAAAATAACTTCATGGAATTGTCTGAAATTGCGATTTACGATGTTACTggt acTGAATCCTCCAAAGATGGTCAGAGTAAAGACTTGTGGAAACAGACTACACTCATAGATATGTTTGAAAGAAGTTCAAGCTatgaag CAGGGGGTCATAAAACTAGCCAAATAAATCAAGCTTTGATCTACATGATTTGCAAAGACAACATGCCTCTATCTTGTGTAGAAAAATCAGGATTGAAAAGATTTATGAGCGTCATTTGTCCACGCTATAAAATTCCATCACGAACTACT ATAACTGGCCTCATGGAACAACGATACGCCACTACCAAAgccattttaaaacaaaaattaagtgagataaataatattgctttAACAAGTGATATATTAACTCTTACTAACTCGACACGAAGTTTCATCGTAGTGACAGCACATTTTCTTAACACAGCTAATAACTGCACTCCTGAGCATGAGATGGTGACATTGACAGCACGAAGAATGTATCAG GCGCACACAGCTGATTATATAAAAGAAtgctttgaaaatattaccgaCGAGTTTACAATAGAAAAGGATTGCATCTTATCAATTACCACTGATGGTGGTGCTAACATGGTTGCTGCAGTGAAGAAATTTTTGGAAGATGGAAAAAGAATTCCTTGCATGGCGCATTTGCTGAATTTAATAGTGGATGGCGCAACAAGAGATAATGCACCAGTTCTTGAAATTGCCAATCGTGTCAAAGCCattgttacatattttaaacaatctGTGAACGCAATGGACGATTTGCGAGCAGAACAAGAGGGACAAAAGAAAGAGGGAGAAGTATTAACACTTATACAATCAGTAAGCACAAGGTGGAATTCTTGTCTTGATATGTTGGAAAGATTCAATACATTATCAGCTattgtggctaagattttagCAACTAGGCGGAATGCACCTGATATGATAACTTCTTCAGAGTTAAGTGTCATACGAGATCTGATAATATTGCTTACCCCATTTAAGCAAGCTACTGAAGAAATTAGCGGCGATCAGTACGTGACTTCTAGTTTGGCGATTCCCATTGCAAACTTACTTCAGAAAGGACTTGAAGAAGTAAAACCTTTCACTGAATTTGGTGTTGCTGTTCAGAAGAGTTTGCTAAACTTAGTTATTGAAAAACTAGAACCACTAGAGCGACATTTACATCTTGCTATAGCAACAATTTTAGACCCTCGCTTTAAGcgtattcattttaattcagcACTAGCTGTTTCCACTGCAATAACCGCATTATCAAAAGAaatacgtttagaacatagaCGTAGAGGACAACTTTCGCCTGAACTCAGACCCACAACCACTACCATAATTCCAAATTCAGAAAATTCTTCGCCGTCGTTGTGGTCCGGAcatgaaaaaattatgatagATATTGCTGCAGCAACCTCCAGTTTACTTTCAACCAGTGATGGTATGCCTAGCGAACTAAAGCAATATCTAGATCAGCCTATACTACCCAGAAAAGAGAATCCTACAAAATTCTGGTTTGATTGTCGTCATTTTACTCCAGTCCTTTCCGACATAGCTCTAAAGTATTTGATATCGCCTGCGTCCTCGGTTTCCTCAGAGAGAGTGGCATCTGCTGTAAATCTCGCAGTACCCAATAACAGAAGTCGGCTTACAGCCGAGCATGTAAATCAAAGAGTTTTTCTTATGTCTGTATCAGATAAATATtggtttgattaa
- the LOC125055177 gene encoding E3 SUMO-protein ligase ZBED1-like isoform X2, whose translation MFERSSSYEAGGHKTSQINQALIYMICKDNMPLSCVEKSGLKRFMSVICPRYKIPSRTTITGLMEQRYATTKAILKQKLSEINNIALTSDILTLTNSTRSFIVVTAHFLNTANNCTPEHEMVTLTARRMYQAHTADYIKECFENITDEFTIEKDCILSITTDGGANMVAAVKKFLEDGKRIPCMAHLLNLIVDGATRDNAPVLEIANRVKAIVTYFKQSVNAMDDLRAEQEGQKKEGEVLTLIQSVSTRWNSCLDMLERFNTLSAIVAKILATRRNAPDMITSSELSVIRDLIILLTPFKQATEEISGDQYVTSSLAIPIANLLQKGLEEVKPFTEFGVAVQKSLLNLVIEKLEPLERHLHLAIATILDPRFKRIHFNSALAVSTAITALSKEIRLEHRRRGQLSPELRPTTTTIIPNSENSSPSLWSGHEKIMIDIAAATSSLLSTSDGMPSELKQYLDQPILPRKENPTKFWFDCRHFTPVLSDIALKYLISPASSVSSERVASAVNLAVPNNRSRLTAEHVNQRVFLMSVSDKYWFD comes from the exons ATGTTTGAAAGAAGTTCAAGCTatgaag CAGGGGGTCATAAAACTAGCCAAATAAATCAAGCTTTGATCTACATGATTTGCAAAGACAACATGCCTCTATCTTGTGTAGAAAAATCAGGATTGAAAAGATTTATGAGCGTCATTTGTCCACGCTATAAAATTCCATCACGAACTACT ATAACTGGCCTCATGGAACAACGATACGCCACTACCAAAgccattttaaaacaaaaattaagtgagataaataatattgctttAACAAGTGATATATTAACTCTTACTAACTCGACACGAAGTTTCATCGTAGTGACAGCACATTTTCTTAACACAGCTAATAACTGCACTCCTGAGCATGAGATGGTGACATTGACAGCACGAAGAATGTATCAG GCGCACACAGCTGATTATATAAAAGAAtgctttgaaaatattaccgaCGAGTTTACAATAGAAAAGGATTGCATCTTATCAATTACCACTGATGGTGGTGCTAACATGGTTGCTGCAGTGAAGAAATTTTTGGAAGATGGAAAAAGAATTCCTTGCATGGCGCATTTGCTGAATTTAATAGTGGATGGCGCAACAAGAGATAATGCACCAGTTCTTGAAATTGCCAATCGTGTCAAAGCCattgttacatattttaaacaatctGTGAACGCAATGGACGATTTGCGAGCAGAACAAGAGGGACAAAAGAAAGAGGGAGAAGTATTAACACTTATACAATCAGTAAGCACAAGGTGGAATTCTTGTCTTGATATGTTGGAAAGATTCAATACATTATCAGCTattgtggctaagattttagCAACTAGGCGGAATGCACCTGATATGATAACTTCTTCAGAGTTAAGTGTCATACGAGATCTGATAATATTGCTTACCCCATTTAAGCAAGCTACTGAAGAAATTAGCGGCGATCAGTACGTGACTTCTAGTTTGGCGATTCCCATTGCAAACTTACTTCAGAAAGGACTTGAAGAAGTAAAACCTTTCACTGAATTTGGTGTTGCTGTTCAGAAGAGTTTGCTAAACTTAGTTATTGAAAAACTAGAACCACTAGAGCGACATTTACATCTTGCTATAGCAACAATTTTAGACCCTCGCTTTAAGcgtattcattttaattcagcACTAGCTGTTTCCACTGCAATAACCGCATTATCAAAAGAaatacgtttagaacatagaCGTAGAGGACAACTTTCGCCTGAACTCAGACCCACAACCACTACCATAATTCCAAATTCAGAAAATTCTTCGCCGTCGTTGTGGTCCGGAcatgaaaaaattatgatagATATTGCTGCAGCAACCTCCAGTTTACTTTCAACCAGTGATGGTATGCCTAGCGAACTAAAGCAATATCTAGATCAGCCTATACTACCCAGAAAAGAGAATCCTACAAAATTCTGGTTTGATTGTCGTCATTTTACTCCAGTCCTTTCCGACATAGCTCTAAAGTATTTGATATCGCCTGCGTCCTCGGTTTCCTCAGAGAGAGTGGCATCTGCTGTAAATCTCGCAGTACCCAATAACAGAAGTCGGCTTACAGCCGAGCATGTAAATCAAAGAGTTTTTCTTATGTCTGTATCAGATAAATATtggtttgattaa